The following proteins are encoded in a genomic region of Bacillus spongiae:
- a CDS encoding MerR family transcriptional regulator: MMYKVKEVADLVGVSVRTLHYYDRIQLLPPHSVSSAGYRLYSNKDLERLQQILFLKEMGFSLTDIGEILDNPSFDRKEALEYHRKVLFKKKKRLEEMIQTVSRTLDAMERGSKMNKDEMFKGFDMRDIQEYQTKYAEEIREKYGKETVERVNQKTSTYSEADWERIQQEQKKVFERIGARMPFGPEDEEVQRAVTAWRQHITANFYDCTVDIFRGLADLYVNDKRFKKNIDRTQKGLA; encoded by the coding sequence ATTATGTATAAAGTCAAGGAAGTGGCGGACCTTGTTGGGGTTAGCGTACGGACCCTTCATTATTATGATCGAATTCAACTGCTACCACCTCATTCGGTTTCTTCTGCGGGTTATCGCCTCTACTCGAATAAAGATCTTGAACGATTACAGCAAATTTTATTTCTGAAAGAAATGGGCTTTTCGCTAACAGATATCGGAGAAATTCTAGATAATCCTAGCTTTGATCGGAAAGAAGCACTGGAATATCACCGGAAAGTACTGTTCAAAAAGAAAAAACGCTTGGAGGAAATGATTCAAACGGTGAGCCGGACGTTAGATGCTATGGAAAGGGGGAGCAAAATGAATAAAGACGAAATGTTTAAAGGGTTTGATATGAGAGATATCCAAGAATATCAAACCAAATATGCTGAGGAAATAAGAGAGAAATACGGGAAGGAAACGGTTGAACGTGTAAATCAGAAAACCTCTACTTATTCTGAAGCTGATTGGGAACGAATTCAACAAGAACAGAAAAAGGTTTTTGAGCGAATTGGGGCGCGAATGCCTTTTGGGCCTGAGGATGAAGAAGTTCAACGAGCAGTCACCGCCTGGCGCCAGCATATTACGGCTAACTTTTATGACTGCACTGTTGATATTTTTCGAGGGCTAGCTGATTTATATGTAAATGATAAACGATTCAAGAAGAATATTGATCGTACGCAGAAAGGTTTGGCTTAA
- a CDS encoding NUDIX hydrolase, whose amino-acid sequence MEYQSPKHIIAVSALVMNEKDEVLLIKTHNRTDTWELPGGQVEEGEPPHLAAEREFFEETGIEMKVESVTGVYYNVTNELLSLVFRGKYIGGNLSLQEEEIKEAKFIPLTEENLSFYITRPHMASRALDALKGTGTLPYEAWTVKPFKQLKRLE is encoded by the coding sequence TTGGAATATCAATCACCTAAACATATTATTGCAGTTTCGGCTTTAGTCATGAACGAAAAAGATGAAGTATTATTAATAAAAACTCATAATCGAACAGATACGTGGGAGCTACCAGGTGGACAAGTAGAAGAAGGTGAGCCACCCCACCTAGCAGCAGAAAGAGAATTCTTTGAAGAAACAGGAATTGAAATGAAGGTAGAATCTGTCACAGGTGTTTATTATAATGTGACGAACGAGCTTTTATCACTTGTTTTCAGAGGGAAATATATCGGGGGGAACCTATCGCTACAAGAGGAAGAGATAAAAGAAGCGAAATTTATTCCATTAACGGAAGAAAACCTTTCTTTTTATATTACACGCCCACATATGGCATCAAGAGCGTTAGACGCTTTAAAAGGAACCGGAACCCTGCCTTATGAAGCCTGGACTGTAAAGCCATTTAAACAATTAAAAAGGTTAGAGTAA
- a CDS encoding GNAT family N-acetyltransferase produces MILKDQLLIRNMNSNDFGLMVRWLNDLKVLEFYEESPLNLDKVIKKYGPRVEGKHYVKPCIVEHNNNPIGYIQYYEIQEAELKKYGYSENKNIFGIDQFIGETQLWGKGIGTSMILLILNYLSKNKSASRVVLEVKNNNTRAISCYEKCGFKRIKELNDDLNLMEWIQID; encoded by the coding sequence ATGATACTGAAAGACCAATTATTAATTAGGAATATGAACAGTAATGACTTTGGCTTGATGGTAAGGTGGTTGAATGATTTAAAGGTTTTGGAATTTTACGAGGAGTCTCCTTTAAACTTAGATAAAGTAATAAAAAAATACGGTCCAAGAGTTGAAGGGAAGCATTATGTTAAACCTTGTATTGTAGAACATAATAATAATCCAATCGGATATATACAATACTATGAGATTCAAGAAGCCGAATTGAAGAAATATGGTTATTCAGAAAACAAAAATATCTTTGGAATAGACCAATTTATTGGCGAAACTCAATTATGGGGTAAAGGAATTGGTACATCAATGATTTTATTGATTCTAAATTACCTTAGTAAAAATAAAAGTGCCTCAAGGGTTGTATTGGAGGTGAAAAATAATAATACTAGAGCCATCTCGTGCTACGAGAAGTGCGGCTTTAAAAGAATTAAAGAACTTAATGATGACCTAAACTTAATGGAGTGGATACAGATTGACTAA
- a CDS encoding VOC family protein, which translates to MKKHTGVTFQVLVQNYEQGIKWYEILFNREPDFIPHENFAEWEIVKGAWLQVAKGLPTKDNGPLRLGVEDINLERKRLINALNLKIEEVNTREGVPVAWCSFKDPDGNRVGLFQELE; encoded by the coding sequence ATGAAAAAACATACAGGCGTAACATTCCAGGTTCTCGTTCAGAATTATGAACAAGGGATAAAATGGTATGAGATATTATTTAATCGGGAACCAGACTTCATTCCACATGAAAATTTTGCTGAATGGGAAATTGTAAAAGGAGCTTGGCTGCAAGTAGCAAAAGGGTTGCCCACAAAGGATAACGGTCCGTTAAGACTAGGTGTTGAAGACATCAATTTGGAGCGTAAACGTTTGATAAATGCATTGAATTTAAAGATTGAAGAAGTCAATACTCGCGAGGGCGTACCTGTAGCTTGGTGTTCATTTAAAGACCCAGATGGAAATAGGGTTGGGTTATTTCAGGAATTAGAATAA
- a CDS encoding helix-turn-helix domain-containing protein, whose protein sequence is MPSPYTKYKEYKPTPSLHPYIYCYWSATPYEEQITEYTYEIIPDGCTDILYEYDKINQTSSIKYFGIFESPFKITEQYNPGKITFGIRFYTGSSAYFISERAKDTAENAVDLNQLISPAIKNLHHELYQAKNINNMIVACDEVFTQAIKKGKLLHQNSLLNNILYQIVTGRGNYSIEELSKKEVIGQRRMNRLFEERIGLSPKKFSQVIRFQTVLADWLYKLPAEFLADEYYDQSHMIKDFKRRIGRKPSSINVSDFYNTTFQLPDKM, encoded by the coding sequence ATGCCAAGTCCATATACTAAATATAAGGAATACAAACCTACACCATCACTTCATCCCTATATTTATTGTTATTGGAGTGCCACTCCTTATGAGGAACAAATTACAGAATATACATATGAAATCATTCCTGATGGCTGCACAGATATTTTATATGAATACGATAAAATAAACCAAACCAGTTCAATAAAATATTTTGGCATTTTTGAAAGTCCATTCAAAATAACTGAACAATACAATCCTGGAAAAATTACATTTGGAATACGCTTTTACACTGGAAGCTCTGCTTATTTTATTAGTGAAAGGGCAAAAGACACTGCTGAAAATGCTGTGGATTTAAACCAATTAATCTCACCTGCAATTAAAAATCTTCATCATGAACTTTACCAAGCAAAAAATATAAATAATATGATTGTTGCTTGTGACGAAGTGTTTACACAGGCTATCAAGAAAGGGAAGCTTCTGCATCAAAATTCCCTTCTTAATAATATACTTTATCAAATTGTTACAGGGCGCGGTAATTATTCAATTGAAGAATTAAGCAAAAAAGAAGTCATTGGACAAAGAAGGATGAATCGTCTTTTTGAAGAGCGTATAGGGTTAAGTCCTAAAAAATTTAGCCAAGTTATACGGTTTCAAACTGTTTTGGCAGATTGGTTATATAAGCTCCCTGCTGAATTTTTGGCAGATGAATATTATGATCAATCACACATGATAAAAGATTTTAAGAGGCGAATAGGAAGAAAACCTTCTTCAATTAATGTGTCCGATTTTTACAATACAACCTTTCAACTCCCCGATAAAATGTAA
- a CDS encoding PadR family transcriptional regulator, protein MSLRSQLLKGILEGCILSIIDIETIYGYELSQKLQQFGLNGVSEGSIYPILLRLQKEGLIKGEMRASPSGPKRKYYQLTNMGEKALFEIQEEWKNIQKPVDKLLNRGVGDER, encoded by the coding sequence ATGTCTTTGAGAAGTCAATTATTAAAAGGAATTTTAGAGGGATGCATTTTATCAATCATTGATATAGAAACGATTTATGGTTATGAATTATCACAAAAACTTCAACAATTTGGCCTAAATGGCGTTAGTGAAGGATCTATTTATCCAATTTTGCTTCGTCTTCAAAAGGAGGGATTAATTAAAGGTGAAATGCGAGCTTCCCCGTCAGGACCTAAACGAAAATACTACCAACTTACCAATATGGGGGAAAAAGCATTATTTGAGATTCAAGAAGAATGGAAAAATATTCAGAAACCTGTTGATAAATTATTGAATAGGGGTGTTGGTGATGAACGCTAA
- a CDS encoding DUF1129 family protein translates to MNAKELIQLNNKKRKVLTKENEEYYDKMLVYIRTSIVISEQQSEELLMELLDHIIDAQNEGKRAEDVFGKNPSAYCDEMIKQLPKEPWNSTSFFIGFLLLRLAGLLAVVNGIGDIIIHYLKGSDQTVYIGTIFVTFLVLAAIIFLDILLIFKWLQLSVYKVSNKVKDFFLIFLIVTISLLIMMFLTKIIPPFGYAIEMGGFVYLIVGVAILITSKWLDRKYHFTK, encoded by the coding sequence ATGAACGCTAAAGAGCTAATTCAATTAAATAACAAAAAACGTAAAGTACTTACAAAAGAAAATGAAGAGTATTATGACAAAATGTTAGTCTATATTCGAACAAGTATAGTCATTTCGGAACAACAATCAGAAGAATTATTAATGGAACTTTTAGATCATATAATCGATGCACAGAATGAAGGAAAACGTGCAGAAGATGTGTTTGGAAAGAATCCCTCAGCTTATTGTGATGAAATGATCAAACAGTTACCTAAAGAACCATGGAATAGTACATCATTTTTTATAGGCTTTTTGTTGCTTAGGCTAGCAGGGTTGTTAGCTGTAGTAAATGGAATAGGAGATATTATTATCCACTATCTTAAAGGTAGCGATCAGACAGTTTATATAGGAACAATATTTGTTACTTTTTTAGTTCTTGCTGCTATTATTTTTCTCGACATTTTATTGATTTTCAAATGGCTGCAACTTTCTGTTTACAAAGTTTCAAATAAAGTTAAAGATTTTTTCTTAATTTTTTTGATTGTGACTATCTCACTTCTAATTATGATGTTTCTAACAAAAATAATTCCTCCCTTCGGATATGCAATTGAAATGGGAGGTTTCGTATACCTAATAGTTGGTGTAGCAATACTTATCACTTCAAAATGGCTAGATCGCAAATATCATTTCACAAAATAA